One window of Stenotrophomonas indicatrix genomic DNA carries:
- a CDS encoding serine hydrolase domain-containing protein produces MKKNSLRRPIRSAATGLLGMLMPLALSTTAQTPPALPPMPTNIETAAGGAIAHTQPAAYRTGLVPQVQLPAAGFNVANIESMAQQLTYGERVPGMAVAIVQGGRVLSARGYGVTDVNNPLPVDAHTVFRLASLSKAFAGTMAGLLVNDGTLRWDSKVTDYVPGFRLNSPEATDRLTVADVLSHRVGLPYNAYDRDIEGNAEYYALTQKLANTGLKCLPGDCYAYQNVAFSLIGDVVYAASGSFYEQSVERRIFKPLGMNDASLGLAGIQASSRWARPHVRSRNGWVSLTPKPTYYRVAPAAGVNASASDMAQWLLAHTGHRPDVLPAPLLATLHSSLINTPGEMRSGWRRERLHSAGYALGWRTFDYAGHDVVFHAGAVQGYRGLVALVPERDLGIAIMWNGESSLPSGLLPTVLDAALGLPSQRWLDVDTDFGSDNLMAEGAAPAQQDKRKGKGASGNRAVASPR; encoded by the coding sequence ATGAAAAAGAACAGCCTGCGTCGTCCGATCCGTTCGGCGGCCACCGGTTTGCTGGGCATGTTGATGCCCCTTGCCTTGTCCACCACCGCGCAGACCCCGCCGGCGTTGCCGCCGATGCCGACCAACATCGAGACCGCTGCCGGTGGCGCCATCGCCCACACCCAGCCGGCGGCCTACCGCACCGGGCTGGTGCCGCAGGTGCAGTTGCCGGCCGCTGGCTTCAACGTCGCCAACATCGAATCGATGGCGCAGCAGCTCACCTATGGCGAGCGCGTGCCGGGCATGGCCGTGGCCATCGTGCAGGGCGGCCGCGTGCTCAGCGCGCGCGGCTACGGCGTCACCGACGTCAACAACCCGTTGCCGGTCGACGCCCACACCGTGTTCCGCCTGGCGTCGCTGTCCAAGGCCTTCGCCGGCACCATGGCTGGCCTGCTGGTCAACGATGGCACCCTGCGCTGGGACAGCAAGGTCACCGACTATGTGCCGGGCTTCCGCCTGAACTCGCCGGAGGCCACCGACCGCCTCACCGTGGCCGATGTACTCAGCCACCGCGTCGGCCTGCCGTACAACGCCTACGACCGCGACATCGAAGGCAATGCCGAGTACTACGCGCTGACCCAGAAGCTGGCCAACACCGGCCTGAAGTGCCTGCCGGGCGACTGCTACGCCTACCAGAACGTGGCCTTCAGCCTGATCGGCGACGTCGTGTATGCGGCCTCCGGCAGCTTCTACGAGCAGTCGGTCGAACGCCGCATCTTCAAGCCGCTGGGCATGAACGATGCCAGCCTCGGCCTGGCCGGCATCCAGGCCAGCTCGCGCTGGGCACGCCCGCACGTGCGCAGCCGCAACGGCTGGGTGTCGCTGACGCCGAAGCCGACCTATTACCGCGTGGCCCCGGCTGCCGGTGTCAACGCCAGTGCCAGTGACATGGCGCAGTGGCTGCTGGCCCATACCGGCCACCGTCCTGACGTGCTGCCGGCACCGCTGCTGGCCACCCTGCACTCCAGCCTGATCAACACGCCCGGCGAGATGCGCTCGGGCTGGCGCCGCGAACGCCTGCACTCGGCCGGCTACGCGCTGGGCTGGCGCACCTTCGACTACGCCGGTCACGATGTGGTGTTCCATGCCGGCGCCGTGCAGGGTTACCGTGGTCTGGTGGCATTGGTGCCCGAGCGCGACCTCGGCATCGCCATCATGTGGAACGGTGAAAGCAGCCTGCCCAGCGGCCTGTTGCCGACCGTGCTCGACGCAGCCCTCGGCCTGCCGTCGCAGCGTTGGCTGGACGTGGACACCGACTTCGGCAGCGACAATCTGATGGCCGAGGGTGCCGCCCCGGCACAGCAGGACAAGCGCAAGGGCAAGGGAGCCTCGGGCAACCGCGCGGTGGCCTCGCCGCGCTGA
- a CDS encoding SDR family NAD(P)-dependent oxidoreductase, whose translation MKLDLEGRTALVTGAGSGIGAGVARVLATLGVRVAITARRQAPLQSVAAAIEAAGGPVPVVVMGDLTDADDVQRIASASLEALQRVDILVNAAGGARLAGVAAADEVWDEAMALNFSAARRLTQALLPSMRANGWGRVINLSGSMEPRAVNAASPAKAALHLWSKGLSCDVAGEGITINSIAPGRINSAQILDRLHPTEESRREFIARNIPMGRFGEPEEVAHLVAFLASPLAGYITGAVIPVDGGMHYFAH comes from the coding sequence ATGAAACTGGATCTTGAAGGACGTACCGCGCTGGTCACCGGCGCAGGCAGTGGCATCGGCGCCGGTGTCGCGCGGGTGCTGGCAACGCTGGGTGTGCGCGTGGCGATCACCGCGCGGCGGCAGGCGCCGTTGCAGTCGGTGGCGGCCGCGATCGAGGCGGCGGGTGGGCCGGTACCGGTCGTGGTGATGGGTGATCTGACCGACGCCGACGATGTGCAACGCATCGCCAGCGCATCGCTGGAGGCGCTGCAGCGCGTGGATATCCTGGTCAATGCAGCCGGTGGTGCACGGTTGGCCGGGGTGGCTGCAGCAGATGAGGTGTGGGACGAGGCGATGGCGCTGAACTTCTCGGCGGCACGACGGCTGACACAGGCGTTGCTGCCGTCGATGCGGGCCAATGGCTGGGGGCGTGTCATCAACCTCAGCGGGTCGATGGAGCCGCGCGCGGTGAATGCTGCGAGCCCGGCGAAGGCGGCGCTGCATCTGTGGAGCAAGGGGCTGTCCTGCGACGTGGCGGGCGAGGGCATCACCATCAACTCGATCGCCCCGGGGCGTATCAACAGCGCGCAGATCCTGGATCGGCTGCATCCCACCGAAGAGAGCCGACGTGAGTTCATCGCCCGCAACATCCCGATGGGGCGTTTCGGCGAACCGGAGGAGGTGGCCCACCTGGTAGCGTTCCTGGCCTCACCGTTGGCGGGGTACATCACCGGCGCGGTGATTCCGGTGGATGGGGGAATGCACTACTTCGCCCACTAG
- a CDS encoding DUF1304 domain-containing protein, with amino-acid sequence MSLLALLLTVLVAVLHLYFLVLEMFLWTRPLGLKTFRNSPQKAETTRVLAANQGLYNGFLAAGIVVGLVLAQPVLVTFSLACVVVAGCYGAYSVSRRIFMIQAVPAILALILRAVA; translated from the coding sequence ATGTCATTGCTAGCGCTGCTGCTGACCGTGCTGGTCGCCGTGCTGCACCTGTATTTCCTGGTGCTGGAGATGTTCCTGTGGACCCGGCCGCTGGGCCTGAAGACGTTCCGCAATTCACCGCAGAAGGCGGAGACCACGCGCGTGCTGGCGGCCAACCAGGGTCTGTACAACGGCTTCCTGGCGGCGGGCATCGTGGTGGGGCTGGTGCTGGCGCAGCCGGTGCTGGTGACGTTCTCGCTGGCGTGCGTGGTGGTGGCGGGGTGCTATGGCGCCTACAGCGTGAGCCGGCGCATTTTCATGATCCAGGCGGTGCCGGCGATCCTGGCGTTGATTCTTCGCGCTGTGGCGTGA
- a CDS encoding NTP/NDP exchange transporter, with product MSAARESGALKGLLAALRESPALWWSFLYFFCLLSGYYVLRPVREAMAASADLETVFPVALIAWFASHGIALKDFVLQFLFSCVFVIMLVLQPVYGWLVSRFPRRVFLPAVYGFFIATLLGFYALFDSGMPGRGMAFFFWITVFNLFAVAVFWSFMADVFSNAQARAYYGYIGAAGTVGAFLGPIITSALVQRVGIANLMLVSAGFLAVCLLCIWRLRHWAVLREREQQLASGEQPMGGSVLDGLKLIAREPLLRWLAIMVLFGVGVGTLLYNQQATIVRASFTDAGAATAFFSRIDLAVNGLALLMQLGLTRWLLSRHGIAPALLIPGFAILIGFSVLAASPMPLMVAVVQVMTRASEFALAKPARETIYTRVDRQWRYKAGAAIDTVVYRGADLTFAWLHKGLSLFGSHVVFVGGVVVAACMTAAAFGVLREEKKLPRDR from the coding sequence GTGAGCGCGGCGCGGGAGAGCGGGGCACTGAAGGGCCTGCTGGCCGCGCTGCGCGAGTCGCCGGCGCTGTGGTGGTCGTTCCTGTACTTCTTCTGCCTGCTCAGCGGCTACTACGTGCTGCGGCCGGTACGCGAGGCGATGGCCGCTTCGGCCGACCTGGAGACGGTGTTCCCGGTGGCGTTGATCGCCTGGTTCGCCAGCCATGGCATCGCCCTGAAGGACTTCGTCCTGCAGTTCCTGTTCTCCTGCGTGTTCGTGATCATGCTGGTCCTGCAGCCGGTCTATGGCTGGCTGGTCAGCCGCTTCCCGCGGCGGGTGTTCCTGCCGGCGGTGTACGGCTTCTTCATCGCCACCCTGCTGGGCTTCTATGCGCTGTTCGACAGCGGCATGCCGGGGCGTGGCATGGCGTTCTTCTTCTGGATCACGGTCTTCAACCTGTTTGCGGTGGCGGTGTTCTGGAGCTTCATGGCCGACGTTTTCTCCAATGCGCAGGCACGGGCGTACTACGGCTATATAGGTGCAGCGGGTACCGTCGGCGCCTTCCTCGGCCCGATCATTACCAGTGCGCTGGTGCAGCGGGTCGGTATTGCCAATCTGATGCTGGTGTCGGCCGGCTTCCTGGCCGTCTGCCTGCTGTGCATCTGGCGCCTGCGGCATTGGGCGGTGCTGCGCGAGCGCGAGCAGCAACTGGCGTCCGGCGAGCAGCCAATGGGCGGCAGCGTGCTTGATGGCCTGAAGCTGATCGCGCGCGAGCCCCTGCTGCGCTGGCTGGCGATCATGGTGCTGTTCGGCGTGGGTGTCGGCACGTTGCTGTACAACCAGCAGGCCACCATCGTGCGTGCCTCGTTCACCGATGCAGGCGCTGCCACAGCCTTCTTTTCGCGCATCGACCTGGCGGTGAACGGGCTGGCGCTGTTGATGCAGCTCGGGCTGACCCGCTGGCTGCTGTCGCGCCACGGCATCGCGCCGGCGTTGCTGATTCCCGGTTTTGCGATCCTGATCGGCTTCTCGGTGCTGGCCGCATCGCCGATGCCGCTGATGGTGGCGGTGGTGCAGGTGATGACCCGCGCCAGCGAGTTCGCCCTGGCCAAGCCGGCCCGCGAAACCATCTACACCCGCGTGGACCGGCAGTGGCGCTACAAGGCCGGCGCAGCGATCGACACGGTGGTGTACCGCGGCGCCGACCTGACCTTCGCCTGGCTGCACAAGGGGCTGTCGTTGTTCGGCTCGCACGTGGTATTCGTCGGCGGCGTGGTGGTGGCTGCCTGCATGACCGCTGCGGCGTTCGGCGTGCTGCGCGAAGAAAAGAAGCTGCCGCGCGACCGTTGA